The Methanosarcina acetivorans C2A genome includes the window TTATATGAGCCGGATTATACACCTTTACAACTCCTTAGAATTTCATTACCCGTATCACATCGGAAAATAAATAGTCAGTAATTCCCTTGTCATAATATGGAAACTCGTAATCAATTTGTTCAAGGAGTTCAACTGCTTTTGCATCATTGAATAGTGAGCGATTTAAAATGAAAGTGGATGAATGAAAACAGATGTGGGTTGTATCCCCTCTCGAAGAGGAGAATTAACCCTGAATTAAATCTAAATGTCAAATTTCTGCTTGAAATATGTCTCTCTTACAGACTTTGCTTTCTCCTGAGCCCACTTCTCCAGGCCCATCTTCCTTATAAGTGCCAGATTATACACTTTTGTGTTGTGTGGAACCACCGATGCAAGGTCTGCCCAGGGATGAAGGTTGTCGCAAGGGAAATCAGAACAATCGGCACACGACTCAATATCTTTTGAACTGATGCACCTGTATACTTTGCACGGTCCTAGTTCGTGCGTACGACGGATAGGAATTAGACCTTTTTCTCTTCTGCATCCTTTACAAGCAGCTTCTTCCTCTGAAAGAGTATATCCGCCTGAGAAAGTCCCTGCCTGTATTTGTTTTCGGAGTTCTTCATTCTCGTTTGCTAGATAAAAAGGACAATTAAAGCAGTCCAGACCGCATGGTGCAGTCATTTCTCTCAATTCTTCCAGATCCATAAAGTTACCACCTATTACATCTCGACATATTATTCGATTGCCTGAGTTCTGAAGCAGTCCTTGTTTCAACTATGCCGTCTCTCTGTCTCTTTTCATGTCTGGTAGGAATCTAATGTTCTGGCATGGATGTTCTCGTCCCCCACTTAGGTATGCATGATCATACGGTATGCAAGGTCGGCGATTTCCAGACTGAATTGTTGCATAGTAATCCCACGAGTTTCCATGAACTCTCTTATAGAGGGGCTCATGTGTGGGATACATATGCTGATCAAGCCAATTACGACAGCTACTAAGAGTGGATTCGTATCAGATCTAAAGGTTCAGTCCTCGATGCTACTTTTAAGTATCGAAAGTATTATCCTGTAGTTCTCACAGGAGAACTCGATTATCTCTTTTGCATCGGGACTCAAATCTTTGTCATCCTACAGGTCAAATCTTCTGACCAGAAATGGACATGAGCTTTAGCATAGTCAGGGTATTCCCGAATAAACTCAATGGATGCCATGCTCAGTTCACCGAATTTGATATCACTAGCCTGCGCACTTTTTTGTTCCTCTGTGATCATAGCGCGGAGAATTTTGATTCCACGATTTACGACAGCAAAAAAAAGCGACTCTTGATATTTGAAGTAAAGATACAGAGTTGCCT containing:
- a CDS encoding DUF3795 domain-containing protein, with the protein product MDLEELREMTAPCGLDCFNCPFYLANENEELRKQIQAGTFSGGYTLSEEEAACKGCRREKGLIPIRRTHELGPCKVYRCISSKDIESCADCSDFPCDNLHPWADLASVVPHNTKVYNLALIRKMGLEKWAQEKAKSVRETYFKQKFDI